In Pseudomonas fakonensis, one DNA window encodes the following:
- a CDS encoding microcin C ABC transporter permease YejB, with product MLAYILRRLLLIIPTLFGILVINFIIVQAAPGGPVEQMIAKLEGFDGATSRIAGGGAEVSVAGSNYRGAQGLDPALIAEIERMYGFDKSPPERLWIMVKNYARFDFGDSFFRDAKVIDLIAEKMPVSISLGLWSTLIMYLVSIPLGIAKAVRHGSHFDVWTSSAIIVGYAIPAFLFAILLIVLFAGGSYFDWFPLRGLTSNNFDELSTTGKVLDYFWHLVLPITALVIGNFATMTLLTKNSFLDEINKQYVVTAKAKGLSRNRVLYGHVFRNAMLLVIAGFPSAFIGIFFTGSLLIEVIFSLDGLGLMSFEAAINRDYPVVFGTLFIFTLLGLVVKLIGDLTYTLVDPRIDFASREH from the coding sequence TCGTCATCAACTTCATCATCGTCCAGGCCGCCCCCGGCGGGCCGGTGGAGCAGATGATCGCCAAGCTCGAAGGCTTTGACGGCGCCACCAGCCGCATTGCCGGCGGCGGCGCCGAAGTGTCGGTGGCCGGCTCCAACTACCGCGGCGCGCAGGGGCTGGACCCAGCCCTGATCGCCGAGATCGAGCGCATGTACGGCTTCGACAAGTCGCCGCCCGAGCGGCTGTGGATCATGGTCAAGAACTACGCCCGCTTCGACTTCGGCGACAGCTTCTTTCGCGATGCCAAGGTCATCGACCTGATCGCCGAGAAAATGCCCGTGTCGATTTCGCTGGGGTTGTGGAGCACGCTGATCATGTACCTGGTGTCGATACCCCTGGGCATCGCCAAAGCGGTGCGCCACGGCAGCCATTTCGACGTCTGGACCAGCTCGGCGATCATCGTCGGCTACGCCATCCCCGCGTTTTTGTTCGCCATCCTGCTGATCGTGCTGTTTGCCGGCGGCAGCTACTTCGACTGGTTCCCGCTGCGCGGGCTCACCTCCAACAACTTCGACGAGCTGAGTACCACCGGCAAGGTGCTGGACTACTTCTGGCACCTGGTGCTGCCGATCACCGCGCTGGTGATCGGCAACTTCGCCACCATGACCCTGCTGACCAAGAACAGCTTCCTCGACGAGATCAACAAGCAGTACGTGGTCACCGCCAAGGCCAAGGGCCTGAGCCGCAACCGCGTGCTGTACGGCCACGTGTTCCGCAACGCCATGCTGCTGGTGATTGCCGGCTTCCCCTCGGCGTTCATCGGCATCTTCTTCACAGGGTCCCTGTTGATCGAGGTGATCTTCAGCCTCGATGGCCTGGGCCTGATGAGTTTCGAAGCGGCGATCAACCGCGACTACCCGGTGGTGTTCGGCACCCTGTTCATCTTCACCCTGCTGGGGCTGGTGGTGAAACTGATCGGCGACCTCACCTACACCCTGGTCGACCCGCGTATCGACTTCGCCAGCCGGGAGCACTGA
- a CDS encoding ABC transporter permease yields the protein MALSPLNRRRFERFKANRRGWWSLWLFLVLFVLSLGAELIANDKPIAVRYDGQWYMPAFKRYPETTFGGEFPLEANYKSPYIRELLAKKDAVVLWAPIPFSYQSINYDLKVPAPAPPSLDNLLGTDDQGRDVLARVIYGFRVSVLFALTLTIASSIIGVIAGALQGFYGGWVDLAGQRFLEIWSGLPVLYLLIILASFVQPNFWWLLGIMLLFSWMSLVDVVRAEFLRGRNLEYVRAARALGMRNGPIMFRHILPNAMISTMTFMPFILTGAIGTLTALDFLGFGLPAGSPSLGELVAQGKSNLQAPWLGISAFAVLAVMLSLLVFIGESARDAFDPRK from the coding sequence ATGGCCCTCTCCCCCCTCAACCGCCGGCGCTTCGAGCGCTTCAAGGCCAACCGCCGTGGCTGGTGGTCGCTGTGGCTGTTCCTGGTGCTGTTTGTACTGAGCCTGGGCGCCGAGCTGATCGCCAACGACAAGCCCATCGCCGTTCGCTACGACGGGCAGTGGTACATGCCGGCCTTCAAGCGCTACCCCGAAACCACCTTCGGCGGCGAGTTCCCGCTGGAGGCCAACTACAAGAGCCCATACATCCGCGAGCTGCTGGCGAAAAAAGACGCCGTCGTGCTGTGGGCGCCGATCCCGTTCAGCTACCAGAGCATCAACTACGACCTCAAGGTGCCCGCCCCCGCGCCGCCCTCGCTGGACAACCTGCTGGGCACCGACGACCAGGGCCGCGACGTGCTGGCCCGGGTGATCTATGGCTTTCGTGTATCGGTACTGTTCGCCCTGACGCTGACCATCGCCAGCTCCATCATCGGCGTCATCGCCGGCGCCCTGCAGGGCTTTTATGGCGGCTGGGTAGACCTGGCCGGCCAGCGTTTTCTGGAGATCTGGTCCGGCCTGCCGGTGCTGTACCTGCTGATCATCCTCGCAAGCTTCGTGCAGCCCAACTTCTGGTGGCTGCTGGGCATCATGCTGCTGTTCTCGTGGATGAGCCTGGTGGACGTGGTGCGCGCCGAGTTCCTGCGCGGGCGCAACCTCGAGTACGTGCGCGCCGCCCGCGCGCTGGGCATGCGCAACGGCCCGATCATGTTCCGGCACATCCTGCCCAACGCCATGATCTCGACCATGACCTTCATGCCGTTCATTCTCACCGGCGCCATCGGCACCCTCACCGCGCTGGATTTTCTCGGCTTCGGCCTGCCCGCCGGCTCCCCGTCGCTGGGTGAGCTGGTGGCCCAGGGCAAGTCCAACCTGCAAGCCCCCTGGCTTGGCATCAGTGCCTTCGCCGTGCTGGCGGTGATGCTGAGCCTGCTGGTGTTTATCGGCGAGTCCGCCCGCGATGCCTTCGACCCGAGGAAATGA